A genome region from Alphaproteobacteria bacterium includes the following:
- the yajC gene encoding preprotein translocase subunit YajC, with protein sequence MLFISDAFAAAPAVGEPSAIAGILPILLIGLVFYFLIIRPQQKKYKDHMAMIKAVKKGDRVVTSGGIIGTVNKIDDANDTLQVEIADGVRIKIVRSTLASVLTEEGTESNDNKKAA encoded by the coding sequence ATGCTTTTTATATCCGATGCTTTCGCCGCCGCCCCCGCTGTGGGTGAACCTTCCGCCATCGCTGGAATATTGCCAATTTTGCTTATTGGTCTCGTGTTCTATTTTCTGATTATTCGTCCTCAGCAAAAAAAATATAAAGACCACATGGCCATGATCAAAGCCGTGAAAAAGGGGGATCGTGTAGTTACTTCTGGCGGCATTATTGGCACGGTAAACAAAATTGACGATGCAAACGACACACTTCAGGTAGAAATTGCTGATGGTGTTAGAATCAAAATTGTCCGTTCTACCTTGGCTTCTGTGTTGACCGAAGAAGGCACAGAAAGCAACGACAACAAAAAAGCTGCCTGA
- the rpmG gene encoding 50S ribosomal protein L33: MAKKNTVLVKLESTADTGFFYVRKKNPRKHTEKLSFMKYDPRARKHVEFKETKLK; the protein is encoded by the coding sequence ATGGCTAAGAAAAATACTGTTCTCGTGAAACTAGAAAGCACCGCAGATACGGGCTTCTTTTATGTGCGCAAGAAAAACCCACGTAAACACACCGAGAAATTGTCGTTTATGAAATACGATCCACGTGCTCGCAAACATGTTGAGTTTAAAGAAACCAAGCTCAAATAA